The following are from one region of the Candidatus Woesearchaeota archaeon genome:
- a CDS encoding PKD domain-containing protein: MAKNKQGVSTMAQGTHSLHTLFTFGSRVMLFCMIILSLAMSAEAITTTGYWDVAGKPQSLDVDFGEDARFYYNVCSVKGQFEYRVRFLYEDDVLKEILVPEQNYVGSCKSDFVTITDDTYQDEEEDFIVEIWGDDGAKSTKKLYLTVNDNRLPNEPPELDRSLPDVSFNEDERLTDEFDLDDYFSDEDPLSYSARGNTHVKVSIDGGNKVDFWADPNWSGSEDVTFTASDGELSVSDTIRVTVLPVNDPPFLTQPITDVSFNEDQQVNDQFDLDNHFDDIDSAVLSYSVENTNHVHVLIDADNNVSFSADADWSGSEDITFRASDGQYSVSDTMKVTVRPVNDPPVKTRSLPDVTFNEDERVNDVFDLDDYFRDTDSTLHYYAEDTIYVHLLIDAQNKVDFWADANWNGNEKVVFVAYDEYSEVSDEILVTVRPVNDPPLKPSNPDPFVGETNVIINHDLSWQSGDIDGDTITYDIYFGTTPYPPKVRSNHPSKSYDPGTMLYETQYYWKIVARDSNSAETAGDLWYFTTEEQVITNQPPVVTDIGGYTNPDSGLINFTAQAADPDLGDRVEQVEFQVKVDEGLSMMKIGQGDWVTKCVDTREPWNCAWDSTQEVPTKTEVEVRARAYDGELWGNYRTEGPFTVDNDREAPVITLITPQNNARVSGVDVDFTYKAEDTINALSSCTLYVDGSSKGRHSNPQESTPLTFSDVDLVDGTHQWWVNCTDTAPNPNEGKSQVWNLYVNHSLSDRSPPVVQLLSPPNNEIVEGVDVQFMYNVTDLDSGIASCNLYLNGVLDQTDSSIREAIPQTFVKRYLADGTYKWNVSCTDDSLNRNVGYSTTWTLHVDHSLGNLPPVVTDIGGYTDPDSGLINFTAQAADPDLGDRVEQVEFQVKVDDGFSMMKIGQGDWVTKCVDTREPWNCAWDSTQEVPTKAEVEVRARAYDGELWGNYRTEGPFTVDNDREAPVITLITPQNNARVSGVDVDFTYEAEDTINALSSCTLYVDGTSKGTHRNPQESTPLTFSDVDLVDGTHQWWVNCTDTAPNPNEGKSEVWNLYVNHSLGDHNAPVVQLLAPPNNKMVEGVNVRFVYNVTDLDSGIASCNLYLNGVLDQTDTSITENLPQTFVKGYLADGTYKWNVSCTDDSLRRNVGYSETRTLHVNHSLENHAPVVTDIANYTDPDSGFINFSIEAYDPDLWDHVEQVKLDIYFNGSYHNEICVDTVEPWNCEWNSTEDIPTKDERVKLRAWAFDGELWSEPYKEYWITIDNDFQAPLITLIAPENNAELTNTSVDFTYSVFDEISNISSCSLVVDNSVTRTTVNPPEQTALTFADVALTPGTHTWYVNCTDGSFNVNTGKSEVRSLTMSGVSGNLPPVASFMYDPAQPFVDDLVTFNGSLSSDPDNDTLTYSWDFTNDGIEDANTVVATYTFRTAGIYPVALTVSDGALSDIERQDVVVSDKEPGQLNITELSCFERVVVNHNQSCSVFVEAEGVPTGNAQVSLFYNDGTFIDSCQTNNISGACAVLYPVTEEGNYTVYAEASKVGYLPDKDTEPDFTYRVFAERYDIQNLATYNDTAFTQYDDDFFRGQNLYTKFRIYDLVEEQYVSDAVSSSTLVSNDGGGRADLSVYQTLNDTWYYYTLLIPLTHDFIGDSNVFAFTFNDLNQSGGQEQTPLFIRNNPPLITPPVGPITTDLEEAVTIDLTQHEFDLEDSGNDLSWDVEGVNETIASVHINEQKVLTITPRAVGVDSFTLMLRDLDGDAASEEIFLTIGEPNPTFDPIAIPGGPYVATAGATLVVDGSKSYDPDGGNITRYDWNWGDSSSHSGSATPSHVYKEEGTYTITLRVWDDEDEQGIATTKVVVNAGDTVSDRDKYPQRKLHISEVRILPEVTKPGSEVVVLVTVKNDGLRDEDSIKIEAVMPEWGEWQSRIQEDVDDGDSITERFVFTVPPSQRRGTYTLRVAVVTEDLVKRVLYRDIIVH; the protein is encoded by the coding sequence ATGGCAAAAAACAAACAGGGGGTTTCCACTATGGCTCAGGGTACGCATTCTCTCCATACGCTATTCACTTTTGGCAGTCGTGTAATGCTTTTTTGTATGATCATCCTTTCCTTAGCAATGAGTGCTGAGGCAATTACCACAACAGGATATTGGGATGTAGCAGGAAAACCCCAATCATTAGATGTTGATTTTGGAGAAGATGCTCGTTTTTATTACAATGTCTGTAGTGTCAAAGGCCAATTTGAATATCGTGTCAGGTTCCTCTATGAAGATGATGTGTTAAAAGAAATACTGGTACCTGAGCAGAATTATGTAGGCAGTTGTAAATCAGACTTTGTTACGATAACTGATGATACCTATCAAGATGAAGAAGAAGACTTTATTGTTGAAATCTGGGGAGATGACGGTGCTAAAAGTACCAAAAAATTGTATTTAACGGTTAATGATAACCGACTTCCTAACGAGCCTCCTGAACTGGACAGGTCATTACCTGATGTCAGCTTTAATGAAGATGAACGCCTTACTGACGAATTTGATCTTGATGATTACTTTTCTGATGAAGATCCTTTAAGCTACAGCGCTAGGGGGAACACTCATGTCAAAGTTTCTATTGACGGAGGAAATAAAGTAGACTTCTGGGCAGACCCCAACTGGTCTGGATCAGAGGATGTTACCTTTACGGCAAGTGACGGTGAGTTAAGTGTCTCAGATACTATAAGAGTAACGGTTCTCCCAGTCAATGATCCTCCTTTCCTCACGCAACCGATCACCGATGTCAGCTTTAATGAAGATCAACAGGTTAATGATCAATTTGATCTTGACAATCATTTTGATGATATAGATAGTGCTGTTCTCTCTTACTCAGTTGAAAATACCAATCATGTCCATGTTTTAATTGATGCAGATAATAACGTAAGCTTCTCGGCGGATGCAGATTGGTCTGGCTCAGAGGACATTACCTTTAGAGCAAGTGATGGCCAGTACAGTGTCTCAGATACTATGAAAGTAACGGTTCGTCCAGTAAATGATCCTCCGGTAAAAACCAGATCATTACCTGACGTAACCTTTAACGAAGATGAACGGGTTAATGACGTGTTTGACTTAGATGACTATTTCAGAGATACTGATAGCACATTACACTACTATGCTGAAGATACCATCTATGTCCATCTCCTGATTGATGCACAGAATAAAGTAGATTTCTGGGCAGATGCCAATTGGAATGGCAACGAAAAGGTTGTCTTTGTTGCTTATGATGAATACTCTGAAGTGAGTGACGAAATTCTCGTGACTGTTCGTCCAGTGAATGATCCTCCTCTTAAACCAAGTAATCCTGATCCCTTTGTTGGTGAAACAAATGTCATTATTAATCATGATTTGAGTTGGCAAAGTGGTGACATTGATGGAGATACTATAACGTATGACATTTACTTTGGTACAACTCCTTATCCACCAAAGGTACGAAGCAATCATCCAAGCAAGAGTTATGATCCTGGAACAATGTTGTATGAAACGCAATACTATTGGAAGATTGTTGCTCGTGACAGTAACTCTGCTGAAACTGCTGGAGATCTCTGGTACTTCACCACAGAGGAACAGGTTATTACTAATCAACCTCCGGTAGTTACTGACATTGGTGGTTATACTAATCCTGATAGCGGGTTGATTAACTTCACTGCTCAAGCAGCAGATCCAGATCTTGGCGATCGTGTTGAACAGGTCGAGTTCCAGGTGAAGGTCGATGAAGGGCTTTCCATGATGAAGATCGGTCAGGGAGATTGGGTAACGAAGTGTGTTGATACTCGAGAACCATGGAACTGTGCATGGGACAGTACCCAAGAGGTACCGACAAAGACTGAAGTCGAAGTACGAGCTCGAGCCTACGACGGAGAACTCTGGGGAAATTACAGAACAGAGGGACCTTTTACGGTTGATAATGACCGTGAAGCACCAGTTATTACCTTAATCACTCCTCAAAACAATGCGCGGGTTTCAGGCGTAGACGTTGACTTTACCTATAAAGCAGAGGATACAATAAATGCTCTTTCGAGTTGTACTTTATATGTTGATGGTAGTAGTAAAGGCAGGCATAGCAATCCTCAAGAAAGTACGCCATTGACCTTTTCAGATGTTGATCTCGTCGATGGAACACATCAGTGGTGGGTCAATTGTACTGATACTGCACCTAATCCTAATGAAGGTAAGAGTCAGGTATGGAACTTGTACGTTAACCACAGTTTAAGCGATAGAAGCCCTCCTGTTGTTCAATTACTTTCGCCTCCGAATAATGAAATAGTTGAGGGTGTTGATGTTCAGTTTATGTATAATGTCACCGATCTTGATTCAGGTATTGCCTCATGTAATCTTTACTTGAATGGCGTGCTTGATCAAACTGACAGCAGCATCAGAGAAGCCATTCCCCAAACCTTTGTCAAGAGATACTTAGCTGACGGAACGTACAAATGGAATGTTTCCTGTACTGACGATTCTCTTAATAGGAATGTTGGATATAGTACTACGTGGACGCTCCATGTCGATCATTCCTTGGGAAACCTACCTCCGGTAGTTACAGACATCGGTGGTTATACTGATCCTGATAGCGGGTTGATTAACTTCACTGCTCAAGCAGCAGATCCAGATCTTGGCGATCGTGTTGAACAGGTCGAATTCCAGGTGAAGGTCGATGATGGGTTTTCCATGATGAAGATCGGTCAGGGAGATTGGGTAACGAAGTGTGTTGATACGCGAGAACCATGGAACTGTGCATGGGACAGTACCCAAGAGGTACCGACAAAGGCTGAAGTCGAGGTACGAGCTCGAGCCTACGACGGAGAACTCTGGGGAAATTACAGAACAGAGGGACCTTTTACGGTTGATAATGACCGTGAAGCACCAGTTATTACCTTGATTACTCCTCAAAACAATGCACGGGTTTCAGGCGTAGACGTTGACTTTACGTATGAAGCAGAAGATACAATAAATGCTCTTTCCAGTTGTACTTTGTATGTTGATGGTACCAGTAAAGGCACGCACCGCAATCCTCAAGAAAGTACGCCATTGACCTTTTCAGATGTTGATCTTGTTGATGGAACTCATCAATGGTGGGTCAATTGTACTGATACTGCACCTAATCCTAATGAGGGCAAGAGCGAGGTATGGAACTTGTACGTTAACCACAGCTTAGGAGATCATAATGCTCCTGTTGTTCAGTTACTTGCGCCTCCAAATAATAAGATGGTTGAGGGAGTGAATGTCAGATTTGTCTACAATGTCACCGATCTTGATTCAGGTATTGCCTCATGTAATCTTTACTTGAATGGCGTGCTTGACCAAACTGACACAAGCATTACTGAAAACCTTCCACAGACCTTTGTCAAGGGATACTTAGCTGATGGAACCTACAAATGGAATGTTTCCTGTACTGACGATTCCCTTCGTCGTAATGTTGGCTACAGTGAAACAAGAACGCTTCATGTTAACCATTCCTTAGAAAACCATGCCCCTGTTGTTACTGATATTGCAAATTATACTGATCCTGACAGTGGCTTTATCAATTTCAGCATTGAAGCTTATGACCCCGATCTGTGGGATCATGTCGAGCAGGTAAAATTAGACATCTATTTTAATGGTAGTTATCACAATGAAATCTGTGTTGATACAGTTGAGCCATGGAATTGTGAGTGGAATAGCACTGAAGATATTCCTACGAAAGACGAACGCGTTAAGTTACGTGCATGGGCATTTGATGGAGAGCTCTGGAGTGAGCCGTACAAGGAATACTGGATTACCATTGATAATGATTTCCAAGCACCTCTTATCACGTTAATTGCTCCTGAAAACAATGCCGAACTTACTAATACATCCGTGGATTTTACGTACAGTGTCTTTGATGAGATCAGTAACATCAGTTCCTGTTCTCTTGTCGTTGACAATAGTGTGACACGAACAACCGTAAACCCACCTGAGCAGACAGCCTTAACCTTTGCTGATGTTGCATTAACTCCAGGAACACATACCTGGTATGTTAACTGTACTGATGGGTCTTTTAATGTAAACACGGGAAAGAGTGAGGTTCGATCGTTAACCATGAGTGGTGTCAGTGGAAACCTACCTCCGGTTGCTTCCTTTATGTACGATCCAGCACAGCCATTTGTTGATGATCTGGTGACCTTTAATGGATCCTTAAGTAGCGATCCTGACAATGATACCTTAACCTACAGTTGGGACTTTACCAATGATGGTATTGAGGATGCCAACACCGTGGTTGCTACCTATACGTTTAGAACTGCTGGTATTTATCCGGTTGCGCTTACGGTTTCAGACGGAGCATTGTCTGACATTGAACGTCAGGATGTTGTTGTCTCGGATAAAGAACCCGGCCAATTGAATATCACCGAACTTTCGTGCTTTGAACGGGTGGTTGTTAACCATAATCAGAGCTGTAGCGTCTTTGTTGAAGCAGAGGGAGTTCCTACGGGCAATGCACAGGTTAGCCTCTTTTATAATGATGGGACTTTTATTGACTCTTGTCAAACGAACAATATTAGTGGCGCATGTGCAGTACTTTATCCGGTAACTGAAGAGGGAAACTATACGGTTTATGCAGAGGCATCAAAAGTAGGATATCTACCAGATAAGGATACAGAACCTGACTTTACCTATCGGGTCTTTGCAGAACGATACGATATCCAGAATCTTGCTACGTATAATGATACTGCCTTTACCCAGTATGATGATGACTTTTTTAGAGGACAAAATCTCTATACGAAATTCCGGATCTATGACCTTGTCGAAGAACAGTATGTCAGTGATGCCGTTAGTAGCTCTACCTTAGTAAGCAATGACGGGGGCGGAAGAGCTGATCTATCTGTCTATCAAACCTTGAATGACACCTGGTATTACTACACCTTACTCATTCCCCTGACGCACGATTTCATTGGTGATAGTAATGTCTTTGCCTTTACCTTTAATGACCTTAACCAGAGTGGTGGTCAAGAACAAACGCCACTGTTTATCAGAAATAATCCTCCGTTGATTACACCGCCGGTTGGACCAATAACCACTGATCTTGAAGAGGCTGTCACCATAGATCTCACACAGCATGAGTTTGACCTTGAGGATAGTGGGAATGACTTGAGTTGGGACGTGGAAGGTGTTAATGAAACCATTGCATCCGTACATATTAATGAGCAAAAGGTGTTAACCATTACTCCACGGGCAGTTGGTGTGGATTCCTTTACGCTCATGTTACGAGACCTTGATGGCGATGCTGCTAGTGAGGAAATCTTCCTTACTATTGGAGAACCAAACCCAACCTTTGATCCTATTGCAATTCCCGGTGGGCCTTATGTCGCCACGGCGGGAGCAACTCTTGTTGTTGATGGAAGTAAGAGTTATGATCCTGATGGTGGTAACATTACCCGCTATGATTGGAACTGGGGTGACAGTAGTTCCCATTCGGGAAGCGCTACCCCAAGCCACGTCTATAAAGAAGAAGGAACGTATACCATAACACTCAGGGTTTGGGATGATGAGGACGAGCAAGGGATTGCGACAACCAAGGTTGTTGTCAATGCAGGGGATACGGTAAGCGATCGTGATAAATATCCGCAACGAAAGTTACATATCAGTGAAGTTCGCATCTTGCCAGAGGTTACAAAGCCCGGAAGTGAGGTTGTTGTCCTGGTTACGGTAAAAAATGACGGCCTTCGTGATGAAGATTCCATCAAAATCGA